Part of the Anomaloglossus baeobatrachus isolate aAnoBae1 chromosome 1, aAnoBae1.hap1, whole genome shotgun sequence genome, ccactttgatgccagttctgatgcccagaacctgtttgggccaggctaaagtgatctgacttttatgtgtgtcatcactaggtatgtaaatgtggtgtgagatcagtggtgcaaagccatttaacccctcaaaaacaccagttacttattcaaatctgtgaaaactggggttttgcccactttgatgccagttctgatacccagaacctgtttgggccaggctgaagtgatctgaatttgatgtgtggcatcactaggtatgtaaatgttgtgtgagatcagtggcccaaagccatttaacccttcaaaaacaccagttacttattcaaatctgtgaaaactgggatttttaccactttgatgccagttctgatgcccagatcctgtttgggccaggctggagtgatctgaattttatgtgtggcatcactaggtatgtaaatgtggtgtgaggtcagtggcccaaagccatttaacccctcaaaaacactggttacttattcaaatctgtgaaaactggggttttgcccattttgatgccagttctgatgcccagaacctgtttgggccaggctggagtgatctgaatttgatgtgtggcatcactaggtatgtaaatgtggtgtgaggtcagtggcccaaagccatttaacccctcaaaaacactggttacttattcaaatctgtgaaaagtgggttttgcccactttgatgccagttctgatgcccagaacctgtttgggccaggctggagtgatctgaatttgatgtgtggcatcactaggtatgttaatgtggtgtgaggtcagtggcccaaagccatttagcccctcaaaaacactggttacttattcaaatctgtgaaaactgggatttttaccactttgatgccagttctgatgcccagaacctgtttgggccaggctggagagatctgaatttgatgtgtggcatcactaggtatgtaaatgtggtgtgaggtcagtggcccaaagccatttaacccctcaaaaacactggttacttattcaaatctgtgaaaactgggatttttaccactttgatgccagttctgatgcccagaacctgtttgggccaggctggagtgatctgaatttgatgtatggcatcactaggtatgtaaatgtggtgtcagatcagtggcccaaagccatttaacccctcaaaaacactggttacttattcaaatctgtgaaaactggggttttgcccatcttgataccagttctgatgcccagaacctgtttgggccaggctggagtgatctgagttttatgtgtgtcatcactaggtatgtaaatgtggtgtgagatcagtggcccaaagccatttaacccctcaaaaacaccagttacttattcaaatctgtgaaaattggttgtgtgcccagtttgatgccagttttgatgcccataacccctttgggccaggctggagacacttgagtttgattagaggcatcactagatatgcaattgtggtgttagatcagtggcccaaagccatttaaccctttcactaacatacttcggtgcccactttgatgcccatttttttgccagttttttaattttcgcagctggttttgagtgtatgtatattagggctcatcagtgcattgtattttattattgtcatgtgtcatttttgttgataaatgcataaaaaactgaaaaaactaaattgccgaataagaaactgacgaataagaaaccaacttcagccccgaataagaaactggacgaataagaaaccaacttcagcatcgtgctTTCAGTGCGGTTTGCTTTCAGTGACTGACTTTATGGCTGGTTTTGGAGATGTAATGGGCTCTACagaagtgtgtgtatataaattGTCCATTATACATCTATGCAGCTAATGGAAACTCACTGACCATATCTCAAAACTAGCAGAGGGAAAAGGCAGCTGTAACTGTAAATACAGATCAGTAAGCTAAACCACTGTAGGGTGCTGCAGACCCCCATGATAAAGGGCATAGTCAACTCTGGTGCAACATACAGATGACAGGCCCCTCACAACCTAGCAGATCTTGGAGGGCATTGCTGCTGGGTATTAGAATTGGGCCTGCCACACACGGgtgcagtgtctggcttacagcctattgttgGTGCCCATACTACCAGATCAGGTGGACTGCCCAGCACTAGAAGTACATCCCACTGGGATGGAGACCCTATTTTACAAAGCCAGTGTCCATGGGTTTTTCTTACTGCATAAGTGAAGACTGTAGTTACATTGTGCACTCCTTACACTTGTGCAGGTTGCAGCCATCCCTGAATGTCCTTGTAAACTACAATACTTATCCATGTGGTGTACACTCATATAGTGCTGTCCAGGCCACCTATTGTAATAGTAGgagctttattaaagggaacctgtcaccacttttttggtgtataagctgcggccaccaccaccggacttgcatacagcattctaacatgctgtatatataaaggctcaggccgctgtgacaacataaaaaaaacactactTTCCTAACAGTCGTGTGGTGAGCCATACGGGCTTCTCCAGTACCGGGgctgcctctttcagccatctttgtccttctctaGCCATGATGCgtccgtcatccacactcgccggcattcaggtcctgagcagggcagatcaaagtactttagtgcgcctgcacaggatcgGTGAGTGtctatgatgtagacgcgtcatgcacacaggcttcagacaggggacaaagatggccgaaagaggtggcaccggggaacggagacgcccatatggcccaccgtatgactgagtattataaagtgtttttgttttcacagtggcctgggctcttatatacagcattctaacatgctgtatataagagcctggtggtggtggccgtagcttatatgccaaaaagtgtttacaggttccctttaaactaaaaatcaccttctgcagctcctgggctgcattctatgaaggtgcaccttggccctgactcccccctccccttctagacccccaaaaataactttataaaacttggctgttaggtatactaattaccttggttggccagatgggtgggctcattttctgTTTCTTTATCCCCCACTTGCTGCTGATTGTCGTCCTTCTTTGATGGGATGACTCCCTCAGTCTTCCTCCTCGTCACATTTTCATATCTTGTGCCTGTGCAGTTAGATCTGCTCGTGCAGCTTTCTTTGCCATATTGcagccagagcagaaaacatagctgctcgtgccagtgagctaaatgtgcaggcacaagattatgggtgggtactagcATGGTGCTGGTGAGGTCAACGCTgtgcatgaaaaaatcctttatgtgaaaaGACAATAAAGCCCCCTCTttgacctctttattaaccccaccaataacagccctccgggtccaacgtaatccacacaaggtcccatgactcctccagctctgctacacctgacactcacagAGCGCCATAGAccgtgactgctcactgtgagggtcaggctgcaagtgaagtgagccgcatgaGATCAGCTGTCGCTTCACTCATGCGCTTTGCGCTGACAGGTGcaggactccagctgtcactgcacatcagctgactgaagtcactgctGATCTTGTACTCGCCTTCTCAAGCGAGGCTGCCTCTGGATGCTGGTCTCCTGCTTCCAGACTGGCTCATGTCTATACAGTTATGCTCAGCTGGGTCGGGTCATAAGTAGCAGAGCGCCAAAGACAGCCACATGGGACAAGCatcgctggagacttcagcaccacggacagagcagggacaggtgagcatctcCCCGTGCTATCAAAATAACGCAGGGACATTCCGGGTAAAACCACACGCGGTTTTCGGTTGCGGCTTGCTGCAGTTTTTTGCcacaggtgcagtaatctttcagaggatgaaggtccattttctagtgcgcacagggactTACACAGTACATGGCAGGCATACATTTGTAAggctctcagcacaggaacatttttttatattCTTTTCTGCCATGAACCATTTTGTGTTGTGGCAAAGGTTGAAAATGAGCAATTCTGAATTTCTCAAAGTACAATTGCTAGTAAATGTTTGTTTTACATGACCAGTCTGTGTTTTTCTTTTATTCTCCCATGTTCCATCCCTAGAATGTGGTGGTAAGGCTGATAAACCTCCCATTTGTGAGCTCTACATATGACATGGTGTCTTCCACCTATGTGACCACTAAAGACAACCATCACTACCTGAAATCTGTATGTGACATCGCAGAGAAAAGTGTGAAGAGCATCACTTCGGTGGCCATCACCAGCGCCATGCCAATCCTGCAGAAACTTGAGCCTCAAAGTAGGTTTAGCGTCTTGATGGTGGTTTTTTACTTGGTAGGATTGGGTAAACCCctaatgtatatacagtatttggGACTAAAATCTCTACCATATGGATTTattaatgtttaaagggaacctgtcagcagaaatttcgcccaaaagctaaaagattccccctctgcagctcctgggctgcattctaggaaggtccctgttattattgtgccccatgtgagaccaaaataaagcctttataaagttctacctttttgtatgcagcttctgtaaatccgacacgggggcgggctctctgccgtccgttattctgcctcctggtcctgtatgccgcccccatcgctcctttccatatctgatgcaccgcccactgctccagccatccccgcgcatgcccagtgccagtctcacgggactgagcactgtgactgctggtgatgtgtgcgcaggcaagtgattatggacggggctgtgactgttatcagcaagtacccggccataatctcttgagcgcgcaaacctctccagcgtcacactgtgctcaggatttatgctagactgtatgggctgcttccagggatgacgtccctttgtcatgtgataggggcgtgttcgaaatactatcacatgacaaagggacgtcatccctggaagcagcccatacagtctagcatctacactgagctcagtgtgacgctggagaggtttgcgcgctcaagagattatggccgggtacttgctgataacagtcacagtcccgcccataatcacttgcctgcgcacacatcaccagcagtcacagtgctcagtcccgtgagactggcactgggcatgcgtggggatggctggagcagtgggcggtgcatcagatatggaaaggagcgatgggggcggcatacaggaccaggaggcagaataacggacggcagagagcccgcccccgtgtcggatttacagaagctgcatacaaaaaggtagaactttataaaggctttattttggtctcacatggggcacaataataacagggaccttcctagaatgcagcccaggagctgcagagggggaatcttttagcttttgggcgaaatttctgatgacaggttccctttaagatgcagGTAAACATGATTGGCAATATAGTAAGGAtggttgcaatatagaccaccaccCCCCTGCCAAAACAGCAATCATGGGAGTTGTGGTTGAGTTTCAGAGGGATGACATGGGACAATACAATCCCAGGTATTTTGTAGTAATATCAGGAGATGTGTATAACTAGGTGGCATTAGTGCATAGAGGTGTGCCATTCTAGACATGTCAGTAATTTTCTCCTAGTGTGGCAAGTAGGCCAAATATCACCATATACCTAGTATTTCCCACAAGAGCTTTGCTAGCTTTTATATACAATGACTGTTGTATTAAATCTAATTTCCTCAGTTGCTCTGGCAAACAACATTGGCTGTATTGGACTGGACAAGATTGAGGAAAGGTTGCCTATTCTGTATCAGCCTCCTGAAAAGGTAAGCAGATAAAATCATGCAGAGCCTTAAATTTCCCTTCACCTACTGTCAGATTACAGAGGTCCCATCTTGTATATTTTTAGGTTGTGGCTATTGCCTCAGAAGCAGTTGTTGGTGCCAGAGATGCTGTTATCCATAGTATCACAGGAGTAGTGGATAAAACCAAGGGAGCTGTGCAGGACAGTGTGGAGATGACTAAGGCTGTTGTAAATGGCGGCATTAATACTGTTCTTGGAAGCTGTGTAGTGAAGATCATGAGCGACCGTGTGGACTCTGCACTAACTAGGTCTGAATGTCTTCTGGAACAATTCCTGCCACCAACAGATGAAGAACTTGGTAAGCCAAACTGCTTAACTTGTATGCACAGAATAAGCCGCATTTGCTGGCGTAGCCAAAATACTAGCTCACCTGGCTTACTTTAAGCAACTGCATTATAGTTCAACTCTGCTGAAGAAGCTAAGGGTGTCCTGACAAGTAGTAAACCACAAGGTTTATATTGCTGACTCCACAAAGTGTATCCAAGCTGTTAAATATGAGCATAACAAAGTTCTCTTATTATAGCCAAGGAAGCAACTGAAACAGAAGGCTTTGTGTCCCAAGATAAGCCTGGCTACTATGTGCGCTTGGGATCCCTCTCTACAAAGGCCCGCAAGCGTGTCTACCAACAGGCCCTGACTAGGATGAAGGATGCCAAATGCAGGAGTCAGGAAGCCATTGCTCAGCTCCAGAACACACTTGACCTGGTTAGTACATGTACTTGTAAACATCGTCACTAACTTTCGTGGAGTGACAAACTTTAATTGAGCCAAAAAGCTATACATTGCAGATTAGATATCTTGCAGTATTTAGGACGAAGCATTGCAATACAAGCCTAGATTCACTCATTCATATGTTCAGAAAATCTTTTCCCTGCCACCAGAAGACACCATTTCTACAGGTTGTATTGCAGATCAGCCCCTAATTTGAATTTTAGAGGCCACCACCATGTACAGGAGTAGCGGGTTCTAGAAATAAAGGACTGTAAAGCCTACAATGCTTTAACCTTATCTCCAGGTATAAAGCATCAAATTGGGACTCTCCTACTTTCTGTAGGCATGTACAAAAAGCCTGTCATAGGCAAAGCTCCCTTATTGTTGACATGAAGTACTAATAGGGCTTTACACCCACATGTACTTCCTGAGGGGGAAAATGCATACTGGTGTAAAACCAGATGTAGTGCATATAATCACACCTGTCTTCCATGAACATAAATAACTTTCTTTTCAGATTGAATATGCAAGAAAAAACATGAATGGTGCAAATCAGAAGATCCATGATGCTCAAGAGAAGATGTTCAGCAAGTGGGTGGAGTGGACGAAAGGAACTGGAGAAGATGCTGGTGGGGAAACTGAGGGTGCAGAGGTAATGACACTCCCTTGAGTCTTATGCTAGGCATCATCTGTATACTGGAAATATAACATGTCGTCTTCTCATTACAGCAAATGGAATCCCGCACACTGACTATTGCCCGTAGTCTCACTCATCACCTGCAAAGCACATGTCTGTCTCTGGTCTCCAGTGTCCAAGGACTTCCACAAAATATTCAGAGCAAGGCTCAGAGTATTAGTGCCATGGCTGCAGATATCTATCAAAACTTCCACTCTGCTTCTTCCTTCAGAGAAATATCGGACAGCCTCTTAACCGCCACTAAGGACATGTTCACTAAAATAAAGGATGGCATGGATGATGTTATGGACTACTTCATAAACAACACTCCACTAAATTGGCTGGTAGGTCCATTTTATCCCAAACTGGCAAGTAGCCAACATGGGGAGCAAGAAGATGGGGGAGATTCAGTTAAAGAGGACTAAAAATGAAGTGCCTAATGGGCAAATACCACTAAATTACTTGCCTTAGTTTGCATCTTCCACCTTGGTCTATGCCAGTTACTGGTCCTCAGATTGTCAAATGTGAAAGGAGTTGTCTCTAACATAGGACTTTTGTCTTACTCTTGGATGTTTTTTGTATCTTCACAAATATGGTATCAATGTTACACTATGTACACTAACTTTATATTGTCtacttttgtattaataaaatgcTGCATTGACTTGTCTGTCGTGTACAAACATTAGTTGCTCAAATGTAAGATCTGGTTTTAACTTGCACTCATTGTGACTTGACTCCCTAAAATGGTGCTCCTATAGCAATCTGTGGGTAATAAAACCTAGCGAATGACTAGAGATCTAAACATGGTGGGAGGAATGGGAAATCTTCATACAGGAGCTTGGAGATCTCCATTTCAGACTCTAAAAGCTTACATCTGAAGCAACCAGGGGATCAAATTTtgtaaaataccaaaaaaaataaactttGCACCCTTTACACTTGCAAGAGACTTAGAAATACAATGTCTTTATTTGAATTAGCAGTGTGTAATGTTACTCATGACATGCTACTTTAGCCAGTGAGATTGTAGCTATAGTTTTAATGACTGAGGGAGGCTTGGTTCCTGAGACCCAACCCCCACACATGGCATGCATGATACTACTCAGAAGTCTGTAGCTCCAGCATGGGCTGTGCAAGCAGAGCTCAGCAGGCTCAAGTCTACAGGTCCTTCTCTGGATCTGTAAAGACTCTGCATTGAGCCTGTAACCTGCTGTTTCACCACTGGTGATAGGTGTATAAGGACAGACTCCACTGATACTCAGCAAGCATAACAGGTGATGAACTGTCATtgttcacttaaagggaatctgtcagtgggtgtttgctacctcatctgagagcagcataatagagACCCAAATACTaacatgtcacttactgagctgtttatttTGATTAaaatctgttttctctgctgcagttgtacagagctcataaatatactGGAATACAAGGCAGCATGCCAAATAgtaatctaatgctatactgctgatCAATGTTATCCAAACTACTCAGCAGTCCAGTAAGTCCTaaaccactggaatcaggatcgctgcccctacattatgctgatctcagatcaGGTAACAAAATGATGTTCCCTTTTAACATTTGCCTGGTTATAAGGGAAGATCTCCCCTTTGTCCATACTCGTAGAGAGTAAGTTTATAGCATGTCTTCCAAATGACATCCTAGCTTGCATGCAAAGCCATAAGTGTAAATATCTTTTCATAAATATTAATACTTTACCAAAAGTGAATTGTGCAGTCCTTTCATATACTGCATCTCttaaatttaaagagaacctgtcaggtgcaatatgcacccataagcataatgctaatgaatgtgcagtgtcagaggatgatttcactcacctctgTTGCCATTGTCACtggaccctggagtttgggtcatgcgcattacttcagtttgaagccaggacacgtacacctggcttcatagtgcgcatgactggaactcCGGGCTCATGCGCATGcagcggcagagaggtgagtgagatcatgctGTGACACTGGACATTCAGGGTcgaactaacatgctaatggagcagatAAGCCATGGGAACTAActtccaggggactagtgcccttgctcattagcataggatttctaaagattttatttttccagcacccatgatggcaccacgagagaggggatccaccCTTCAAGGACAAGAAacttccagaataaaaaggggcggcacctatcctcgcatcagttggtttcctgtccttaaaCAGGGATTCACTAGATCCAGGATGGTCTTGATGGACCGAAGATTGAAGTCCAGCGCCCGGCCGTCTCTAGCAGCGGCACGTGTCCTGCTGTGATCGGCCGAGGTTCTGTGGAGCTGCCGCAGTGAACCCACGGGGGTCAGGCCTGCGTGCGGCACACCATACTCCGGTGACACCAGGACGGATTCCAGGTGTGGGGACATGGTGTGGAGCCTGCGAGGACCAGGTAAAGGCCAGTCGACCGCAGTGCTCTCCCGCCGCAGCAAACCCACGGGGGTTCTGTCTGCGCGGGGGTCCGTCGTCTCTCACACTCACTCCTTACCATGTAGCGCCGGGGGTCAGGATGGAGgtggctgctgctgcgcttccCTGCGGTGACATCCTCACGGCTGCAGGCACTGGCGCTTCCGGCTTTCAGAGCGCCATGTTGTGTGGGGCAGGCTGGGGTGTCCAGGCAGTGCGCATATGCAGTGCGTTGGACACGAGGTAGGACGTCATATCCCGGAAATAGAAGGGAGGGGTTGCCAGtttttttttggttaaaaaaagaGCGGCAATCTTTCTCAATGGTGTCTATGCTCAGTACCATACTGACAAGCGGTCGGCTGTGTCTCCTTTGCCTCCCTCCTCTCCAAAGCCTACCTCTGATCCAGATACTGCCTCCCAGAAGCGGCAGTAGAGAGGTAGCCGGGATGGCAGTGTCACCGGCTCTGGAGCCAAGTGTGGGATGACTGAGGATCGGTCCTGCAAGCGGAAGGACCCTGGCACCCCTGACAGAAAAAGACCCTCTAAAGGAGGGAAGTCAGATGTTCCTGCTGACCCAGTATAGCATCTGTGGGTGAGTGATGGCTCCTGATTACCGCTTCTAAACGACAGTTGTCTTCTCTGTGTTTTTCCTAGGATCCTGATAGACCTAAGAAATGTCAATCCAAGTCTAGGCATAATGAATGTGCCTTGTGCAGTAAGGAATTATCCGGTTCCTGGACTAagaggctgtgcaggggctgcattCAGCAGACTGTCAGAGGAACAGCCGGGATTTACCTCAGATCTCCATTCCATCATACGGGAAGAGGTAAGGGATTCCCTCAAATCCCT contains:
- the LOC142295986 gene encoding perilipin-2-like isoform X1; the protein is MTVCFTFCRYFPSNMAETVEQQQQQQNVVVRLINLPFVSSTYDMVSSTYVTTKDNHHYLKSVCDIAEKSVKSITSVAITSAMPILQKLEPQIALANNIGCIGLDKIEERLPILYQPPEKVVAIASEAVVGARDAVIHSITGVVDKTKGAVQDSVEMTKAVVNGGINTVLGSCVVKIMSDRVDSALTRSECLLEQFLPPTDEELAKEATETEGFVSQDKPGYYVRLGSLSTKARKRVYQQALTRMKDAKCRSQEAIAQLQNTLDLIEYARKNMNGANQKIHDAQEKMFSKWVEWTKGTGEDAGGETEGAEQMESRTLTIARSLTHHLQSTCLSLVSSVQGLPQNIQSKAQSISAMAADIYQNFHSASSFREISDSLLTATKDMFTKIKDGMDDVMDYFINNTPLNWLVGPFYPKLASSQHGEQEDGGDSVKED
- the LOC142295986 gene encoding perilipin-2-like isoform X2, with amino-acid sequence MAETVEQQQQQQNVVVRLINLPFVSSTYDMVSSTYVTTKDNHHYLKSVCDIAEKSVKSITSVAITSAMPILQKLEPQIALANNIGCIGLDKIEERLPILYQPPEKVVAIASEAVVGARDAVIHSITGVVDKTKGAVQDSVEMTKAVVNGGINTVLGSCVVKIMSDRVDSALTRSECLLEQFLPPTDEELAKEATETEGFVSQDKPGYYVRLGSLSTKARKRVYQQALTRMKDAKCRSQEAIAQLQNTLDLIEYARKNMNGANQKIHDAQEKMFSKWVEWTKGTGEDAGGETEGAEQMESRTLTIARSLTHHLQSTCLSLVSSVQGLPQNIQSKAQSISAMAADIYQNFHSASSFREISDSLLTATKDMFTKIKDGMDDVMDYFINNTPLNWLVGPFYPKLASSQHGEQEDGGDSVKED